The region CTCCGAGGACGCCATGTGTCACGGAACCAACGCCGCCCGAACCGCCAGCCACAAATCCGCCGATTGTCGCGGTGCGTTTGGTCGATGGGAACATCCTTTGTTCCCAGCCTGTGGCGCGGATTTCCCTATCGAGCTTGAGCATGAGTTTCCCGGCCTGAACCCGCACGAGGCCTGGCTTTGTCCATAGAACTTTGTCCATCTGGATCATATCGAGCACGGCACCGCCCACGAGCGGGACGGCCTGGCCATAATTGCCGGTACCCGCCCCGCGCGCCGTGACAGGGATCTCGAGCTCTGCACAAATTGACAGAATCTTGGTCACGTCAGCTTCTTGGCGCGGCGTGACCAGGATGTCGCCACGCTTCGCTGCCAGGCGTGGTTTCAGGACGGGGCTATACCAGTAGAAATCGAGCGACTTCTTTTTGACCCGGGACATATCCGTCGAGTGCGGAATGTCGCCTAGGGCGTCAATCAGCCGTTGCTTGTCGGTCTCACTGAGGGCGCGTGCCTCTGGTGTCTCGAAGGCGTCTGCGTGCCCGACCATTCTCAAGGCCCGTCGTCAAACAGGTCGTCCAGCTCGCGGTAGTCCGGCGGGGTGGTGTCGATGGCCTTTCCCCCGCGCAGAACGATGCGGTCCAACTGTGGCCGGCTGAGCAGCTCCGAGAAACCTCGACCCCGGTAGAGGACCAGGTCGGCAGCTGCGCCGGGCGCGATGACCCCGGTGTCGGCGAGCCCCATCACGGAAGCCGGGGTGACGGTCGCGGCCTGCGGCCAGTCCGTGTAGGGACGGTCCAGATGGGCGATACGCACGGCCTGGGTGAACACCTCGTGCATGTCCAGGTCGCCGAAACCGTAGAACGGATCGCGGGTATTGTCCGAGGCAACGGACACCGGTACGCCGTGCACCCGCAATTCGTGCAGCAGGGTGACACCGCGGTTTCGCGGCGTGTGTACGGGCCCGCGAGCCTGCAGGTACATGTTGCACATGGGCAGGCTGACGATGGACATCGCGGTTTCCGCGATGACACCGAGGGTCTCTTCTACATAGCCCTCGTCCTGCACCGACAACGAACAGCAATGACCGCAATTTACTCCGCCCTGGAAATCGCGCCGCCGGGCCGCCTCCGCGATGGTGCGCAGCGTGGTGGCGCTGGGGTCGAGGGTTTCGTCGACGTGAAAATCGAGGTCGAGACCGCGTTCCGTCGCCAGTTCGAAGACGAAATCGACCAGCTCTTCCGCATTCTCTTCCACCGCGGTGACCGCGCCGAAGATGCCGCCATGTTCGGCGACCACGTCGGCGATTTCCCGCATCGCATCGCGATCCTTGAAGAAGCGAAGATGGATAAGGCTGACGGCCTGGAGCTCCAGCCGGCCGGCCCATGCGTCACGGATGTCGGCGAAGACGGGCCAGCTCAGATCGGGTTGCGGCGGGATGCTGTCGATATGGGTGCGGATGGCGCGGGTGCCGTGGGCGTAGGCGGCGCGGAGCGTGAAATCCATGCGCCGCCGGACGTCTTCGGCATCCCAGCTCGCGTTGCGGTCCGACTGCACCGCCGTGCGTGCACCCGCATGGGTGCCGTCGGGATTCTGGGCGCGCGGCCAGGTGTGGCCCTTGTCGATATGGGTGTGCAGATCCACATGGCCCGACCAGACCTGCCCGCCGTCGAGGTCCAGCGCGGCGGCCGCGGAAGGCGCGGTCCCCGCGGCCTCGACCGCTTCGATGACGCCGTCTGAAATATGGAGATCGACACCGAAGAGGTCGTCGTCATGCGCCGGCGCGCCATCGGGAACGGCCCCCAGCAGGCATCCGGAAACCTGTGCGTTGGTGAGCCAGAAGTCGCGAGCGTCGGGGGTTTTGGCGAAGGCGTTCATTCCGCTGCCTGTCCGATCGGATAGGCGTTCGTGGCTTCCGCCTCGCCATGCTCGGCCAGCAGCGCGCGTAATTTGTTGCGCATCATCATGCCCGGCCGATCCGACGGCATATGCGCCTCGGACTTCGCCGACAGGTCGAGCGGCACGTCGTAGGCCGTGGTCTCGAGGATGTATCGGTCCTCGTCCGTGACCTGGCGGTCGAAGGCGTTGATGTCCGCCGCCGGCACATCCGCTTCGGTGTCGCTGCGGGCCGCGAACTGAATGACCATCGAGGATTTATCGTCGATAGGGGTGGCGCAGGTGACGATTACGTGGATGAGACCGTTGGGGTACTGAATGCGCAACCGGCGCACGAAGGGCATGAACCATGTGGTGGTGAATGTGCGCACCGTCCGGTCTGAATCGGTGCCCAGCATTTTTTTCCCGATGTCGGGGTTGGCGACCTCCAGTTCGCTGCGCATGACAAGTCCGCCCGGTGTTTCCTCGAGCTCGATCTCGCCTGGATCGGGCTCGTTCTGCATGCCGAAGCTTTTGCGATGGGTAAAGGCCACATGGGCGTTGTCGAAACTGTTTTCCATCAGGCGCAGGCCGGCGCAGTTCCAGACTTCATAAAATTGCGGGATCAGGCGATAGGCCGGGTCCTCTGCTTCATCGATTTCCGGAACCTCCGCCAGCGGCTCGCTGTCCAGACACACCCAGACATAGCCATAGCGCGTGGCGGCATTGTGGGTCCGGATCGCGAAATTGGTCCCGCGATCGGATTTCATCTGCTGGGGGACGTCGATGCAGGTGCCGGTACAGTCATAGGTCCAGCCGTGATAACCGCACACGATGTTGCCGTCTTCGACCCAACCACGGCTCAGCTTGGCGGACCGATGGCAGCATCGGTCGGTGGCCGCTGCCGGTTCGCCGTCCGGACCCATCCAGACGACGATATCTTCGCCCAGGAGTGTGAACGGCTGGGGGCCGTCGAGCAGGCTCTCGGCCGGCATGACAGGATACCAGAAGCGGCGGAGAATATTCTGTTGGGTCGCAAGCATGATCGAAGCTCCAGGATGGAACGGGTGTCGGTTTCTCCGCAAAGGTTTGCAACTACCGTGCCGTGCGGCGGACCCGCATTTCCGGCGCCGGAATCCCGTTTCGGCCCGAATTGCGCTGAAATATTGGGCAAGCTGCGCCCGGCTTGGGCAGTCGGACACCCGGTTCGTCGCGAAAATCGCCACATCGGTCCGCCATGCTCGGTGGCATGTATCGTGCATATTTTTCAGGCAACACGATCGCGACCCATGGATGTCCTATGAACCCTCTTGGAAGTGCCCCGAAGAACCAGTGGCAGGTGAGTTCAACCGACGCCGATCTCGTGCGGGCCTCGGTTCCTGCCCGCCCGATGGCGTTCGATGCCGCGCCTCAGAATCTCACGATCGATCTCGCGCGAACGGCCATCATCGTGGTCGATATGCAGAATGATTTCTGTCACCCCGAGGGCTGGCTCGCCCATATCGGGGTCGATGTCGCGCCGGCACGAAAACCGATTGCGCCATTGCAGAAACTGGTGCCGGCGTTGCGCGACGCCGGGGTCCCCGTGATCTGGCTCAACTGGGGCAACCGGCCCGACCGGCTCAACCTCAGCCCGTCCCTGATCCATGTCTACAAGCCGAGCGGGGACGGTGTCGGGCTGGGAGACCCGCTACCCGGCAGCGATGCGCCGGTGCTGGAGAAGGATTCCTGGGCCGCCGCCGTGGTGGATGAACTGGCGATTGAGCCCCAGGATATTCAGGTCGACAAGTTCCGCATGAGCGGGTTCTGGGACACGCCCCTCGACAGCATTCTGCGCAATCTGGGCGTTCAGACGATCCTGTTTGCCGGTGTCAACGCCGATCAATGCGTGATGTGCACCCTGCAGGATGCCAATTTTCTCGGCTATGACTGCGTGATGGTGCGTGACTGCACGGCCACGACATCGCCGGCGTTTTGCATGGATGCCACGGTCTATAACGTGAAGCAGATTTTCGGATTTGTCGCGGAGTCCGACGCCATACAAGCCGGGCTGGAGACATCGTCATGAGCCTGATTGTACGGCGGACCGGCGACTACAAGGCGTTTCGGATCAGCCCCGGGGATACCAACTACATGATCTGTATCGCCGATCCGGTCGCCGACGGGACGGCGGGGATCGGTTTCACCGCGATCGTCGAGGTGTATGCCGTCGGCGGCAAAACCCCGCCGAACTCTCACGCCGTCGCCCACGAGATGTTCTACGTGCTGGCCGGTGAGGGCGTGGCCTATTGCGACGGTGAAACCGTGGCGCTCGCGGCGGGGGATTCGATCGTGGTCCCGCCCGGCGCGGAGCATGTGGTCGAGAATACCGGTGCGGGCAAGCTCTATACCTTGACCGTCATGATCCCCAACGAGGCGTTCGCCGAGCTGATCCATGGCGGGACGCCGGTCCCGCTCGATACCGAGGATTTGGCGGTCATGCGCCGGGTTGCCATGCCGTCCTGACCGGCACGATCAGGGGCCGCCGGTTCATGTACGCGCCTTGATGTTTTCAAGCGGATAGCGGTCGATCTCCTGCAGCAGTTCGACGAACCCGGTTGCGGCGTTCTCGACGAGTTGCTTCCCGCGCTCAGCGTCCGCATCCAGCGCGTTGCCGACGGCGCCGGAAGGGTTGATGTCCTGGGCCTGCCAGCCGAACCCGATCCCGCCCTCGGGCCTCAGATGCCTGTAGTCCGCCTCCATCGCAATCGAGGCCGGTACAAAATTCTCCGCCTTGTCCATCTTCACCAGGTCCGGGCGCAGATGGAGCATGATCGCCGTCTCTACGGACCCGCCATGAATGCCGTGCCGGATCTCCTGATCGGGGAAAAGCCCCTCGGGTGCCAGCAGATTGTAGCTGCTCACCGTGACCACAAACATGTTCAGGCGAACCCGGAGATCGCGCGCCACAATATCCATGATCTGGGGCTGACCGCCGTGGGAGTTGAACAGAACCAGTTTCCGAAGGCCGGCACGCGCGACAGATTCGCCGATCTCCGTCCACACGCGCGTCAGGGTCTCGGCGCTCAGGGTCAAGGTGCCGGGAAAGGCGAGATGCTCGTTGCTCTTGCCGACGGGCATTGTCGGCAGGACGGTAACGGCCAGGTCGTCGGGTACGCGCTCGAGGGTCCGCGCGATGATCCCTTCGTTGATGCAGCTGTCCACATAGACCGGCAGATGCGGCCCATGCTGTTCAATCGCGGCGACGGGGAGGACGGCGATCGTGCGTGCGTCGAGTTCGGCGAAATCCTCCGTCGACATGTCCTGCCAATATTGTGTCGGTCTCATGCTTTGCCTGTCTTCGTTGGGGCGTATTCGGTCACCTGTCTGACCAGACATGTTCAAGTTTCGTGCCACGCGCTGCGCAAGCAATACGGCGCCACGGCCCGCCCGCCTGCCTGTTTCGCGGGCAATCACGTTGCGACGTGGCCACCCGTTGGGCAGTCGGGCGTGGACCGGTTGTCCTGCGCCTTTGGCGAAATGCCCGGCTCGCCTGCCGTGCGGGGCTGATCCACCGAATGGCACAGTTTCTGCTACGTCCCGATAGACCACCGTTCGCCAGACGTCTCGGCCCGTCCTTGCAGGGCCCGGGGTCCGTCGGCTTCGGCGAACAACCTCCTGTGGGTCAAGGGATGCCTTGTGAGATTTGTGTGCGTGCTCACAGGGCATCCCGCTTTCAGGACCCGCGCGACGTCCGTGTGACATCCGGGTGACCGTGAACCGGAACCAGAGAAAGAGCGAAGATGGAAGACAGCCTGGGAGCGTTTCGGCCCGATGCGATGATCCGGATTGCGGGTGCCGAAGAGGGCCCGCTCGAGGGTGTGACATTCGCGGCCAAGGATCTGTTCGACGTTGCGGGGATCGAAACCGGCGCCGGCAACCCGGACTTTCTGCGGGGTATGTCGGCGGCTCAGGCGCACGCGCCTGCCGTGCAGTCGCTGCTCGATGCAGGGGCGACGCTTGTCGGCAAGACGATCACCGACGAATTGGCGTTCGGACTGGCCGGGGAGAATTTCCATTACGGCACCCCGCTCAACAGCGCCGCACCGGACCGGATTCCCGGCGGTTCGTCCAGCGGGTCGGTTTCCGTCGTCGCCGGCGGGGTCTGCGACACCGCATTGGGCACCGACACGGGCGGCTCCATGCGTGTTCCGGCGAGCCATTGCGGCGTCTTCGGCATTCGCACAACCCATGGCCGGGTGCCGATCGACGGCGTGGTGCCGCTGGCCGACAGTTTCGATACGGTCGGCTGGTTTGCAAGCGATCCGGATATGTTCCGGCGGGTCGGTGAGGTGCTGCTGCCCGGTTTCGAACCCAAGGCGATGCCCAAGCGCCTCTTGATCGTGAATGACGCACTGGCGGAGCTGGAGCCGGCTGCGGTCGGCCCGGTGGGCGCGGCGATCGATGTCATGGCGCATCGGTTTGACGTGGTGGAACACATCACCCTCACGTCGGACGGCCTGGCGGCGTGGCGCGCGGTCTTTCGTGACGTCCAGGGGTATGAGGCGTGGCAGAATCACGGCACGTGGATCGACGACGTAAAACCGCAGTTCGGTCCCGGCGTCGACGAGCGATTCGCCGCCGTCGCCGACATCTCGCGGGACGCGTTCGCAACCGCGAGCTTGAAGCGCGCGGAAATCACCGCACAGCTGCGCGGGCTGCTGGACGCCCACACGGTCTTGTGCGTGCCCAGCGCGGCGGGTGCCGCGCCGCGCAAGTGCACCAACCCGGCCGCGCTTGAGAATTTCCGGAACCGGACGCTGAACATCTGCTGTATCGCGGGGCTCGGCGGCCTGCCGCAAATCAGCATGCCGATGGCCCTGGTCGAGAGTTGCCCGCTCGGCATCTCGCTGGTTGGCGCCGTGGGCCAGGATGAAGCATTGCTCCAGGCGGCCGTCGAACTCGGCTGATTGCGTGGGGGCGGGGGTTATTCGGCCGCCGTCTCGAACTTCGCGCGTTCCTCGGGCGGGCCGTCCAGCCATTCCGTCAACATCTGACGCATGAGGATTCCGGGGCGGTCGAGATACATATGCGCCTCGGCGTGCAGGTCGAGCGGATAGTCCGGGCCGCCGGATTCGAGGATCAGCTTGTCTTCCGCCGCAACACGGCGGTCGAACGCCGCAATGCTTTCGGCGGTGGCGTCCGCTTCCGCATCGTTGCGGTAGACGAACTGGCAGCGATGGGTGTGCTGGTCGTCGATCGGCGTCGTGAAGCCGATGATCTGATGAATCAACCCGGTCGGATACCGGATACAGATCGTGAAGACCGCCGGCAGCCGCCAGGTGATGGTCATGTAGCGAGTTGTATGGTCGTCGGCGATGTTCAGGTTGCGCTGCTGGTCTTCGCGGTTGGCGACCGGAATTTCGCTCTGGATTCCCACGCCATCCTCGATGTCGAAGAAATCGAGGGTCGGGGCCACCGGGCTGGCGTCCTCGCCGAAGGTGGCGCGGTGGACGAAGCTGATATGCGAGACGTCGAGGGCGTTCTCGCCGATCCGCAGCGCGTTCGCACTCCAGGTCTGGTCGTACTCGAAGACCTGCCGGAACGCGGGGTCTTCGGCGTAGGGGAGGTCCGGAATATCACGCACGGGTTCCTCAAGGCAGACCCAGACATAGCCGTAGCGTTCCTGGCAATGATAGGCCGTGGCGGCGTTGCGCTCGGGCGGGGCCAGGTCGGGGGTCTGGGGCACGAGCACACATCCGCCGCCGCCGTCGAACCGCCATCCGTGATACCCGCAGCGCAACGTGCCGTCGACGACCAGGCTGTCGACCGAGAGTTTCACCGAGCGATGCGGGCACTTGTCCTCGAGGGCCGCCGGCGTCCCGTCGCCCTGCTGCCAGAGGACGATTTCTTCGCCGAGCAGGGTAAAGGGCTTCGGGCCGTCCTCGAGTTCGTCGAGCCGCAGGGTCGGATACCAGAAGCGGCGAAAGATCGGTTCCTGGGTGATGAGCATGCTGACCTCCGTGTCTGACGGAGAATTTGCAAGACGGGTGCCAGATGCCTTGTCCCGAGTGCACGAGTAAATCATTGAAAAATATACATAAAAATATGCCCAATTCTTGCGCAGGGCCGCGTTTGAACGCGCGCCGTGCACGGCGGCGCTAAAAAATGTGCACACCCCGGGCCGGACGGGCCTATCCGCCGAGGAGTTCGGCGAGCGTTAGTGCGATCACATTCGTCGCCTTGCGAAGGTCGGACAGGGCGATCCGTTCGTCGGCGCGGTGCCCGTTGGCTTCGAGAACGGAACGGGGGCCGGCGCCATACATCGCCGTGGGAATACCCGCCTCGGCATAAAGGCGTGCATCGGTGTAGAGCGGCACCCCGGCGGGGGTGACCGGCTCGCCCATGACGTCGCAGGCATGGCGGCAAAGTATCTCGACGAGCGCATCGCTGCCCGGAACCGGCGCGAAGGGGCGCGCCAGCAATATTCGGTCCGTCTGGACCGAGATACCTTTCAAGTCGGCCGCTACGCCATCGATTACGGCGCGGGTTTCGGCCTCGACCGCCTCGGGATTTTCTTCGGGGATGATGCGACGGTCGATCCGGAACTTGACCTGGTCGGGTACCACATTGGTGTTGATGCCACCCTCGATGAGCCCGACCACCAATGTCGGATGGCCGATACCCGGCGTTTGTGAAGCGCGTCCGGCCAGCTCGGCGCGATGGGCGTAGAGCGCCTGCAGGATTGTCGTGGTCGCCTCCAGCGCGTCATGGCCGGTCTCGGGCCGTCCGGCATGGGCGGAAAGCCCGCGCACCGTGACCTCGAGATGCAGGCAGCCGTTATGGGCGACGATCACGTTGTAGGACAGCGCGGCGGAAAGCACGAAATCCGGCTTCGTGAGCCCCTGTTCCAGCAACCAGCCCGGCCCGGTCATCCCACCGGTTTCCTCGTCATAGGTGAAGTGCAACTCGACTGTGCCGTTCAGGTCCAGCGCCGAGTTCTGCAACGCCCGCAAGGCATATGTGTAGGTGGCGTAGTCGGACTTGGAGACCGCCGCGCCGCGCCCGAACATCCAGCCGTCGACGATTTCCGCGCCATAGGGGTCGTGGCTCCAGCCGTCGCCCGGCGGCACCACATCGCCATGGGCGTTGAGGGCCACCGTCGGCCCGCCGGCACCGAAAGTCTGGCGCACGATCAGGTTGGTTGCGCTGACCATGCCATGGCGCGCGGCGACCTCGGCCGGGACGTCGAACGCCTCGACGGGAAAGCCCATCTCCTCGAGCAGGCGCGCGGACAGCGCCCCATGGGGTGCGCAGTCACCGGGCGGATTGTCGGAGGGCTGGCGTACGAGCGCCTGCAGAAACGCGACCTCGTCGTCGAAGTTCGCGTCGATATAGGCGGCGATGCGCGCCTTTGCGTCCGGGGCGCTCACGCGGCACCGGTGTCGGCGGGCGCCGGCGATGCGCCGACAAGCGATGATATGTGCTTGTCGAGATTACGCGGTGCGGGTGCGGGCATCTGCTGGATGACGGGCTCGCCCCAGCCCGGCGCGGAGGTAAGTTCGCCGTCGCGCATGATGGTTTTCCCGCGTACGAGGGTGGCCACCGGCCAGCCGACTACGTTTCGGCCTTCGAAGGCCGAGACCTTGCCGCGCGAGTGCAGCTTGTCCGCCGCCAGCGTTTCGCGCCGTTCGAGATCGACCAGGACCAGATCGGCATCCGCATCGGGCTGGATCGCGCCTTTCCGGCCCTCGAGGCCCCAGCCCCGTGCCGGATTGGCCGAGCTGATCTTCACATACTGGTTCAGGGTCAGTCGGCCTTCATGCACGGCGGTCAGCATGAGCGGCAGGGAGGTCTCGATGCCCGGGAAGCCGCAGGCCACGTCCCAGATGCGGTTCCCGGCCTTCTCGGCGGGGGTGTGGGGTGCATGGTCGGTGGAGATCATGTCGATCGTCCCGTCCAGCATCGCGTCCCATAGCGGGGCCTGGTGATAGGGCTCGCGAATGGGCGGGTTCATGCGCAGTTTCTCGCCGCCGGGCTGATCCATGTCGTCCACGGACAGGTAGAGATATTGCGGCAGGGTCTCCACGGTCAGGTCGACGCCGCGCTCCTTGTAGAAGCGGATATAGGGTAGTGAAAGTGACGTGCTCTCATGGGCAATATGAATACGTGCGCCGGTCCACTCGGCCAGTACGCAGCTTTTTGACAGCGCCTCCAACGCGCAGATATCCGCGCGCGCGGCGAGATGATAGTGCGGCGCTTCGAGCCCGGCGGCCTTCAGGCGGTCCTCGCGCCAGAACAGGATCGGCGAATTTTCCGCATGGATGGCGCAGCGCTTGCCCAGCCGCGACAGGATCTCGAAGCCCTCCAGAACCGCGCCGTCCGATGGGCAGGGCAAATTGCCTGTCGTGTTGCCGAGGAACAGCTTGAAGCCGATGGCGCCGGCCTCGGCCAGGGGTTCGAGCTGATCGAGATTATGTTCGCCGAGAACGCCGTAGATGCCGAAATCGCAATGGGATTTTGCCCGCGCCAGTGACATCTTGAGTTCGTAATGCGCGACCGTATCCACGGGCGGGTCGGTGTTCGGCATCTCGAAAACGGTTGTGACCCCGCCCATGACGGCGGCCGTCGAGCCGGTCTCCCAATCTTCTTTTTCTTCCATGCCCGGTTCGCGGAAATGCACATGCACATCGATCACGCCGGGCAGGATATGCAGACCCGATGCATCGATTTTCTCGTCGGCGGCCGGCATCTCGTCGGCAGGCCCGACGCCGACGATCTTTCCGTCGCGGATCGCGATGGAGGCCCGGAAGGTCTTGTCTTCGGTCACGATGGTGCCGTTGTCGATCACGAGGTCTGCGTGGGTGGTCATGAAATGTCCTCGGCCGTGCCGGCCAGAATGGATGGGGAAGTCGCGCGGAAGCCGTACAGCTTGTCCACGAGGAAATGGACGGCCTCGGTGCAGGCCGCCGGTGACGGGGTCGCGACGGCGTCCTCGACCAGGATCGCGTCATAGCCGCGAAAGGTCGCCTCGGTCAGGGTCGCGAACACGCAGCGGTCGATGTTGATGCCCGTGAAGATCAGGCTGTGCACCCCGAGATTGCGCAGCACGCCATCGAAGTCGTTGTCGGTGAAACCGCCATAGCGCGACTTGTCGATGACGATGTCGGCGGGATTGGTTGCGAGGGCATCGTAGGTTGCAGCTC is a window of Alphaproteobacteria bacterium DNA encoding:
- a CDS encoding cytosine deaminase, producing MNAFAKTPDARDFWLTNAQVSGCLLGAVPDGAPAHDDDLFGVDLHISDGVIEAVEAAGTAPSAAAALDLDGGQVWSGHVDLHTHIDKGHTWPRAQNPDGTHAGARTAVQSDRNASWDAEDVRRRMDFTLRAAYAHGTRAIRTHIDSIPPQPDLSWPVFADIRDAWAGRLELQAVSLIHLRFFKDRDAMREIADVVAEHGGIFGAVTAVEENAEELVDFVFELATERGLDLDFHVDETLDPSATTLRTIAEAARRRDFQGGVNCGHCCSLSVQDEGYVEETLGVIAETAMSIVSLPMCNMYLQARGPVHTPRNRGVTLLHELRVHGVPVSVASDNTRDPFYGFGDLDMHEVFTQAVRIAHLDRPYTDWPQAATVTPASVMGLADTGVIAPGAAADLVLYRGRGFSELLSRPQLDRIVLRGGKAIDTTPPDYRELDDLFDDGP
- a CDS encoding aromatic ring-hydroxylating dioxygenase subunit alpha, whose protein sequence is MLATQQNILRRFWYPVMPAESLLDGPQPFTLLGEDIVVWMGPDGEPAAATDRCCHRSAKLSRGWVEDGNIVCGYHGWTYDCTGTCIDVPQQMKSDRGTNFAIRTHNAATRYGYVWVCLDSEPLAEVPEIDEAEDPAYRLIPQFYEVWNCAGLRLMENSFDNAHVAFTHRKSFGMQNEPDPGEIELEETPGGLVMRSELEVANPDIGKKMLGTDSDRTVRTFTTTWFMPFVRRLRIQYPNGLIHVIVTCATPIDDKSSMVIQFAARSDTEADVPAADINAFDRQVTDEDRYILETTAYDVPLDLSAKSEAHMPSDRPGMMMRNKLRALLAEHGEAEATNAYPIGQAAE
- a CDS encoding cysteine hydrolase; translation: MNPLGSAPKNQWQVSSTDADLVRASVPARPMAFDAAPQNLTIDLARTAIIVVDMQNDFCHPEGWLAHIGVDVAPARKPIAPLQKLVPALRDAGVPVIWLNWGNRPDRLNLSPSLIHVYKPSGDGVGLGDPLPGSDAPVLEKDSWAAAVVDELAIEPQDIQVDKFRMSGFWDTPLDSILRNLGVQTILFAGVNADQCVMCTLQDANFLGYDCVMVRDCTATTSPAFCMDATVYNVKQIFGFVAESDAIQAGLETSS
- a CDS encoding cupin domain-containing protein, which gives rise to MSLIVRRTGDYKAFRISPGDTNYMICIADPVADGTAGIGFTAIVEVYAVGGKTPPNSHAVAHEMFYVLAGEGVAYCDGETVALAAGDSIVVPPGAEHVVENTGAGKLYTLTVMIPNEAFAELIHGGTPVPLDTEDLAVMRRVAMPS
- a CDS encoding creatininase family protein; this encodes MRPTQYWQDMSTEDFAELDARTIAVLPVAAIEQHGPHLPVYVDSCINEGIIARTLERVPDDLAVTVLPTMPVGKSNEHLAFPGTLTLSAETLTRVWTEIGESVARAGLRKLVLFNSHGGQPQIMDIVARDLRVRLNMFVVTVSSYNLLAPEGLFPDQEIRHGIHGGSVETAIMLHLRPDLVKMDKAENFVPASIAMEADYRHLRPEGGIGFGWQAQDINPSGAVGNALDADAERGKQLVENAATGFVELLQEIDRYPLENIKART
- a CDS encoding amidase; the encoded protein is MEDSLGAFRPDAMIRIAGAEEGPLEGVTFAAKDLFDVAGIETGAGNPDFLRGMSAAQAHAPAVQSLLDAGATLVGKTITDELAFGLAGENFHYGTPLNSAAPDRIPGGSSSGSVSVVAGGVCDTALGTDTGGSMRVPASHCGVFGIRTTHGRVPIDGVVPLADSFDTVGWFASDPDMFRRVGEVLLPGFEPKAMPKRLLIVNDALAELEPAAVGPVGAAIDVMAHRFDVVEHITLTSDGLAAWRAVFRDVQGYEAWQNHGTWIDDVKPQFGPGVDERFAAVADISRDAFATASLKRAEITAQLRGLLDAHTVLCVPSAAGAAPRKCTNPAALENFRNRTLNICCIAGLGGLPQISMPMALVESCPLGISLVGAVGQDEALLQAAVELG
- a CDS encoding aromatic ring-hydroxylating dioxygenase subunit alpha produces the protein MLITQEPIFRRFWYPTLRLDELEDGPKPFTLLGEEIVLWQQGDGTPAALEDKCPHRSVKLSVDSLVVDGTLRCGYHGWRFDGGGGCVLVPQTPDLAPPERNAATAYHCQERYGYVWVCLEEPVRDIPDLPYAEDPAFRQVFEYDQTWSANALRIGENALDVSHISFVHRATFGEDASPVAPTLDFFDIEDGVGIQSEIPVANREDQQRNLNIADDHTTRYMTITWRLPAVFTICIRYPTGLIHQIIGFTTPIDDQHTHRCQFVYRNDAEADATAESIAAFDRRVAAEDKLILESGGPDYPLDLHAEAHMYLDRPGILMRQMLTEWLDGPPEERAKFETAAE
- a CDS encoding M20/M25/M40 family metallo-hydrolase; translated protein: MSAPDAKARIAAYIDANFDDEVAFLQALVRQPSDNPPGDCAPHGALSARLLEEMGFPVEAFDVPAEVAARHGMVSATNLIVRQTFGAGGPTVALNAHGDVVPPGDGWSHDPYGAEIVDGWMFGRGAAVSKSDYATYTYALRALQNSALDLNGTVELHFTYDEETGGMTGPGWLLEQGLTKPDFVLSAALSYNVIVAHNGCLHLEVTVRGLSAHAGRPETGHDALEATTTILQALYAHRAELAGRASQTPGIGHPTLVVGLIEGGINTNVVPDQVKFRIDRRIIPEENPEAVEAETRAVIDGVAADLKGISVQTDRILLARPFAPVPGSDALVEILCRHACDVMGEPVTPAGVPLYTDARLYAEAGIPTAMYGAGPRSVLEANGHRADERIALSDLRKATNVIALTLAELLGG
- a CDS encoding dihydroorotase family protein, giving the protein MTTHADLVIDNGTIVTEDKTFRASIAIRDGKIVGVGPADEMPAADEKIDASGLHILPGVIDVHVHFREPGMEEKEDWETGSTAAVMGGVTTVFEMPNTDPPVDTVAHYELKMSLARAKSHCDFGIYGVLGEHNLDQLEPLAEAGAIGFKLFLGNTTGNLPCPSDGAVLEGFEILSRLGKRCAIHAENSPILFWREDRLKAAGLEAPHYHLAARADICALEALSKSCVLAEWTGARIHIAHESTSLSLPYIRFYKERGVDLTVETLPQYLYLSVDDMDQPGGEKLRMNPPIREPYHQAPLWDAMLDGTIDMISTDHAPHTPAEKAGNRIWDVACGFPGIETSLPLMLTAVHEGRLTLNQYVKISSANPARGWGLEGRKGAIQPDADADLVLVDLERRETLAADKLHSRGKVSAFEGRNVVGWPVATLVRGKTIMRDGELTSAPGWGEPVIQQMPAPAPRNLDKHISSLVGASPAPADTGAA